Proteins from a genomic interval of Pirellulales bacterium:
- the rpsR gene encoding 30S ribosomal protein S18 — MGKFVPKKRSKFSSRAKKKDPIFVDGKRPRPMYVDYKDLELLSKLTSRQGKIIGRRKSGCTAASQHAVTRAIKRARFMALLPYVAE, encoded by the coding sequence ATGGGAAAGTTCGTCCCTAAGAAGCGGTCGAAGTTCAGCAGCCGCGCGAAGAAGAAGGACCCGATCTTTGTCGATGGCAAGCGGCCCCGGCCGATGTACGTCGATTACAAAGACCTGGAGCTGTTGTCGAAGCTGACCAGCCGACAAGGCAAGATCATCGGCCGCCGCAAGAGCGGCTGCACCGCCGCCAGTCAGCATGCCGTGACCCGCGCGATCAAGCGGGCACGCTTCATGGCCTTGCTGCCGTACGTCGCTGAGTAA
- a CDS encoding DUF5671 domain-containing protein, with product MADKLGQFVDLARQRGMDASTVFLLLRASGWKEKEIAQALATRELAAPIPEPAGVGSARDAFFHLLVFTAMYASAISLIYLLFTYIEFAFPDPAARTSSYMIEAALSGIRVALATLIASFPLYLLVWWYLLGEIRNSPEKSRGGVRRWLSSLTLFVGAVTIMADVITVVFYVVEGDLTVRFLLKVAALLVVVGALFIYLALTLRAEGKAEG from the coding sequence ATGGCGGATAAGCTAGGGCAGTTCGTCGATCTCGCGCGGCAGCGCGGCATGGACGCTTCGACGGTGTTTTTGCTGCTGCGCGCGTCGGGTTGGAAAGAAAAGGAGATCGCCCAGGCCCTGGCCACCCGCGAGCTGGCCGCGCCGATTCCCGAACCCGCAGGCGTGGGCTCAGCCCGCGACGCTTTCTTTCATCTGCTGGTGTTCACGGCGATGTATGCCTCGGCGATCAGCCTGATCTACTTGCTGTTCACGTACATTGAATTTGCCTTCCCTGACCCGGCCGCCAGAACGTCGAGCTACATGATCGAGGCGGCTCTCTCGGGCATCCGCGTCGCGCTGGCGACGTTGATTGCTTCCTTTCCGCTGTACTTGCTGGTGTGGTGGTACCTGCTTGGAGAGATTCGCAACTCGCCGGAAAAGTCGCGAGGCGGCGTGCGGCGATGGCTGTCGTCGCTGACGCTGTTCGTCGGCGCTGTCACGATCATGGCCGACGTGATCACGGTCGTGTTCTACGTGGTCGAGGGGGATCTGACGGTTCGGTTCCTGCTCAAGGTCGCGGCGTTGCTCGTGGTCGTCGGCGCCTTGTTCATTTACTTGGCTCTGACGTTGCGCGCGGAAGGAAAGGCCGAGGGATGA
- a CDS encoding prepilin-type N-terminal cleavage/methylation domain-containing protein yields the protein MTLLHRRRCPAAFTLVELLVAIAVMGVLLALLLPAVQQARQSARRVTCLSNLHEWSVALQHFVEIHDGYLPRRGQGVQQTSQLTRPDDWFNALPTYMEQRPYSELWQQGIQPRPEQASVWNCPEALDTGQTIFFAYGMNMWLSTWNAPQPDSIEKVGPTSTMVFMADGPGPYCSILPSKQPYSPVARHGGLVNIAFLDGHVTSLSGDLVGCGVGDPQLPDVRWVVPGSVWTGPPY from the coding sequence ATGACGCTCCTTCATCGAAGGCGGTGCCCGGCGGCTTTCACGTTGGTCGAGTTGTTGGTGGCCATCGCTGTGATGGGAGTGCTGCTTGCGCTTCTTTTGCCGGCGGTGCAACAGGCGAGACAATCGGCCCGGCGCGTTACCTGCCTGTCGAACTTGCACGAGTGGTCGGTGGCGCTACAACACTTTGTCGAGATTCACGACGGCTATTTGCCGCGTCGCGGTCAGGGCGTGCAGCAGACATCGCAACTAACGCGCCCCGATGACTGGTTCAACGCCCTGCCGACGTACATGGAGCAGCGTCCCTATAGCGAACTATGGCAGCAGGGCATTCAGCCGCGGCCTGAACAGGCCAGCGTTTGGAATTGTCCTGAAGCGCTCGACACCGGACAAACGATTTTTTTCGCCTACGGCATGAATATGTGGTTGTCGACCTGGAATGCACCCCAGCCAGACAGCATCGAAAAGGTGGGGCCCACGTCGACCATGGTCTTCATGGCGGACGGGCCCGGGCCGTATTGCTCGATTCTTCCCTCGAAGCAGCCGTACAGCCCCGTGGCGCGCCACGGGGGCTTGGTGAACATTGCGTTTTTGGACGGGCACGTCACGAGCCTGTCCGGTGATCTGGTCGGCTGTGGCGTCGGTGATCCGCAATTGCCCGACGTGCGCTGGGTCGTCCCGGGCAGCGTTTGGACCGGCCCTCCGTACTAA
- a CDS encoding peptidylprolyl isomerase, with translation MGILGFRKARVRKLRALFAPGSAGIAFRALRCEPLEDRRLLTVTFNQITGPETNSGYNIPSGKDLYVPLTASDPGQAITYTATTTNSSVTATVLTGNPELVLNVAGTDAQGHAFSGTLTFVLFQNLAPQTVQGIINDVNNGIFDTASFYRMETDPSFSLIQGGLLPPSNTNPTVTGPTLPNEYNVNVAFNSPGVLAMAASTNPLTGQKTASTEIFVMAPGVPLAQEPQFLNYGYTIFGQLLNDPSGVYSKIQHVPTTAQGQDLDYANTPVVITSATIINNDNQNAVLQIAEPAGFTGNATVTVTATGSDSSSKQQSFNVSVLPVSSGDSYLSLNPISNLTTQAGQSVQFTISATEAATLGSPTFSIGDQNPFGQAPYPAPQNVTVTVTPGANNTATVTLTPKAGFSGTLNLVAHADDRNSGLSDAQAFTLTVTGSMNVQVPGSQQVTANQSLAIPGVSITDAGLPAFANVTTTFSVAHGTITLPTNVAAGITAAQITGNGTSSVTITAPLAATNATLAATNGLVYAPTIGFAGADNLAIASSDSLGNTATASISLSVVTNFLISVPTSPLATPMNTSLAVSGLSLSDPSLPSGDTVTLSLSALHGTILLKTSVSGGVSAAQVTGNGTANVVVTATLAQINATLAAPAGIATVGGVTYSPAPGYSGADTVNLGATDQLGNSASNAFSIAIGALINAPSTIEAPSGIGIGVTGISLVDPSVSSAGAVTLRIAVGHGVLNVATNISGGVTNVSGNNSGLVTLTGTLAQLNTTLAALNGLRYRSNTGFHGPDTLSLLLDDQLQSTIAATITISVVGPLSVNLPASAYVRANSSTTVTGASIVDPGLPSTDNVTVVLSAAEGTIALSTAVTGGVTAGQVTGNSTGSVTVTATLSQINATLAAASGLTYTPLIGVIAIDSLTLAATDSAGNSDTEQATFSILGDLSVELARNQLPVTPGLPTPITGVTVSEFGLSDSSNVTVTLSVLHGTLNVATDVISGLNPAEITGNGTNNVTITAPLYQINNTQAASNGLSYTPDAGFVGRDFAFIQATDPVGNTATASINLGTGIFVTAPPFLQVIANSSQPIAGISIQNTDEPNQFYDVTITAPHGILALSTTVPGGATSNEIFGNGSSFVMFQGALDEINATLSAANGLSYTPFSGYIGSDEIDVSAENAGGETGSASIAVSVSPPLSIVAPLSPVPVGGGVTPLGGISLVEAVASPSANVVTTFSVEHGRLTLSTSVAGGITAAQILGNGTNLVTVLAPLSAINATLADAHGLSYAPLSGAAGPDQLSITAEDSLQNVASAIVQLSLAGPISFNNVPTSPILVAPQGDQLLSLGISDPGFPTGNNVTVTLSASHGTITVPLSMYGGLSADQVSGNGTSMVVVTAPLDAINTTLEDLDFSYQPANGYVGPDTVTVAANDGVGNIGNVSIAIIDVGPLTITVPTAPAHAVGGQTVAISGVSLSDPGLPAPYDVRLDISVQQGQILMAANIPGGVTADEVAFLGSHDIAITATLAQINATLAAANGLSYQAPPGFSGSDSLSLIASDPANFVRIGQIAAQVTSPPEIKDVAVDSTGWSQNFEQQLTFLNPLYGYSLPSGAAQLSPLPWSGLNEIRVQFNEPVNVQQGSLTLTGLNVAQYTITGFSYDAANYSAVWTLSKPIGADRVQIHLASTGLNAVTDLSGNPLDGDWTDGARAYPSGNGQAGGDFNFSFNVLPGDVNRDGIVNVQDLALVSSSWLASLQNGAFNGFPWIDPNGDGIINAQDLATLSASWTKGLPAQPAGTSVTMEMAAGSTPALSSGASQPADATASVAAAAVPSSAPAAPQPAVAAVSNVLDDFADSSHDNTGSSAAPVASQSPAGSPVLGTVQDGSGGATMLAAASMTASGRAASSGQLSSTSLAAVIGSSTTLSPAQTDSVSSLPGALAHSPAAAALDGANPDSSTSNAAWRDAAWDAALVEYAATAENLAPALASELATLLAAHHRKPPTR, from the coding sequence ATGGGCATCCTTGGCTTCCGCAAGGCTAGAGTTCGCAAACTCCGTGCGCTCTTCGCACCCGGTTCCGCGGGCATCGCCTTCCGCGCGCTCCGCTGCGAACCGCTCGAAGATCGTCGCCTGCTGACGGTCACCTTCAACCAAATCACGGGGCCCGAGACCAACTCGGGCTACAACATTCCGTCGGGCAAGGATCTATACGTCCCGCTCACGGCCAGCGATCCGGGCCAGGCGATCACGTACACGGCCACCACCACGAACTCGAGCGTCACGGCGACCGTGCTTACCGGCAATCCCGAGTTGGTATTGAACGTGGCGGGGACCGATGCGCAGGGTCACGCGTTCAGCGGCACTCTGACGTTCGTCCTGTTCCAGAATCTGGCCCCGCAGACGGTGCAAGGAATCATCAACGACGTCAACAACGGCATCTTCGACACCGCGTCGTTCTACCGGATGGAGACCGACCCGAGCTTCTCGTTGATTCAGGGAGGCCTCCTTCCGCCGAGCAACACGAATCCAACGGTCACAGGCCCCACGCTGCCGAACGAATACAACGTGAACGTCGCCTTCAATTCGCCGGGCGTGCTGGCGATGGCGGCGTCGACCAATCCGTTGACCGGCCAGAAGACGGCGTCCACCGAGATCTTTGTGATGGCACCGGGCGTACCACTTGCCCAGGAGCCGCAGTTCCTGAATTATGGCTATACGATTTTCGGTCAGCTTCTCAACGACCCCAGCGGCGTGTACAGCAAGATTCAGCACGTGCCGACGACGGCACAAGGACAAGATCTCGACTATGCCAATACGCCGGTCGTGATTACCTCGGCCACGATCATCAACAACGACAACCAAAACGCCGTCCTGCAGATCGCGGAGCCGGCCGGCTTCACGGGCAACGCGACGGTCACGGTTACCGCCACGGGTTCGGATAGCTCCTCGAAGCAACAGTCGTTTAACGTCAGCGTCCTGCCTGTTAGCAGTGGCGATTCATACCTGTCCTTGAACCCGATCAGCAATCTCACGACGCAAGCGGGGCAGTCGGTTCAGTTCACGATTTCGGCAACAGAAGCCGCTACGCTTGGCTCGCCGACATTTAGCATCGGTGACCAGAACCCCTTCGGCCAGGCTCCCTACCCCGCGCCGCAGAACGTCACCGTAACTGTCACGCCAGGGGCGAATAACACGGCCACCGTGACCTTGACCCCCAAGGCGGGCTTCTCGGGCACTTTGAACCTGGTGGCGCACGCGGACGACCGGAATAGCGGCTTGAGCGACGCGCAGGCCTTCACGCTCACCGTGACCGGCTCCATGAATGTGCAGGTGCCGGGAAGTCAGCAAGTTACGGCAAATCAGTCGCTGGCGATTCCGGGAGTGTCGATTACCGATGCGGGCCTGCCGGCTTTCGCCAACGTGACGACAACGTTCAGCGTCGCCCACGGCACGATCACGCTGCCGACGAATGTCGCGGCAGGCATCACCGCGGCGCAAATTACTGGCAATGGTACTTCGAGCGTCACTATCACGGCGCCACTCGCTGCGACGAACGCCACGCTGGCCGCCACGAATGGATTGGTTTACGCGCCTACGATCGGCTTCGCCGGCGCGGATAACCTCGCGATCGCCAGCAGCGATTCACTGGGCAATACAGCGACGGCAAGCATATCGCTTTCCGTGGTCACGAACTTCCTCATCAGCGTGCCCACGTCGCCGCTTGCCACGCCGATGAATACGTCGCTCGCCGTTAGCGGACTGTCTCTGTCGGACCCGTCCTTACCCAGCGGCGATACGGTCACGCTCAGCCTCAGTGCCTTACACGGCACGATCCTGCTGAAGACCAGCGTGTCAGGCGGTGTTTCGGCTGCACAGGTCACCGGCAACGGCACGGCCAACGTCGTCGTCACGGCGACCCTGGCCCAAATCAACGCCACTCTCGCGGCTCCCGCCGGCATCGCGACCGTCGGCGGCGTCACGTACTCGCCCGCGCCAGGCTACAGCGGCGCGGACACGGTAAATCTCGGTGCCACGGATCAGCTCGGCAATTCCGCCTCGAACGCGTTTTCCATCGCCATCGGGGCCTTGATCAACGCCCCCAGTACGATCGAAGCGCCGTCCGGGATTGGTATTGGCGTCACAGGCATTTCGCTCGTCGATCCGTCCGTGTCGAGCGCCGGCGCCGTCACGCTTAGGATCGCCGTCGGGCACGGAGTTCTCAATGTCGCCACGAACATATCCGGCGGAGTGACAAATGTGAGCGGGAACAACTCCGGCCTTGTCACATTGACCGGAACGCTGGCGCAGCTCAACACCACGCTCGCTGCCTTGAACGGACTGCGCTACCGATCCAACACCGGCTTCCACGGCCCGGACACGCTCTCACTTTTGCTAGACGATCAGCTGCAGAGTACGATCGCGGCCACAATAACGATCAGCGTCGTTGGCCCCTTAAGCGTCAATCTGCCCGCGAGCGCGTACGTTCGCGCTAACAGCTCCACGACCGTTACGGGAGCCTCGATTGTCGATCCTGGATTGCCATCCACCGACAATGTGACGGTTGTTTTGTCGGCAGCAGAGGGAACGATCGCGCTCAGTACAGCGGTGACCGGTGGAGTCACGGCCGGCCAAGTCACTGGCAACAGCACAGGTAGTGTCACCGTCACGGCTACTCTGAGCCAAATTAATGCGACCTTGGCCGCGGCGAGCGGCCTGACTTACACGCCATTAATCGGGGTCATCGCCATCGATTCACTAACCCTCGCTGCGACCGACAGCGCGGGCAACAGCGACACGGAGCAGGCGACGTTCTCGATCCTTGGTGACCTGTCCGTCGAATTAGCACGGAATCAGCTACCGGTAACTCCGGGTCTTCCCACGCCGATCACGGGTGTCACGGTTTCCGAGTTTGGCTTGAGCGATAGTAGCAACGTCACCGTGACGCTATCGGTGCTGCATGGCACGCTCAATGTCGCGACCGATGTGATCAGTGGACTGAATCCGGCCGAGATTACCGGAAACGGTACCAACAACGTCACGATCACGGCGCCCCTGTACCAAATTAACAATACACAGGCTGCCTCTAATGGCCTGTCGTATACGCCTGACGCAGGCTTCGTCGGCCGCGACTTTGCGTTTATCCAGGCCACCGATCCTGTCGGCAATACCGCGACGGCCTCAATCAATCTCGGCACTGGTATCTTCGTTACCGCGCCCCCTTTCCTCCAGGTCATCGCAAACTCGTCGCAGCCGATCGCCGGAATTTCCATCCAGAATACTGACGAACCGAACCAATTTTATGACGTGACAATAACCGCGCCGCACGGCATTCTCGCTCTCTCGACAACCGTTCCAGGCGGCGCGACCAGCAATGAGATTTTTGGCAATGGATCGTCGTTCGTCATGTTTCAGGGGGCACTCGACGAGATCAATGCCACGCTCTCGGCCGCAAATGGGCTGTCGTACACTCCATTTAGCGGCTACATCGGCTCGGATGAGATAGACGTCTCAGCGGAGAATGCTGGGGGAGAAACCGGTTCGGCCAGCATTGCGGTATCGGTCAGTCCGCCACTTTCCATCGTGGCTCCCTTGAGTCCCGTCCCTGTCGGTGGGGGCGTGACGCCGCTCGGCGGCATTTCGCTGGTGGAAGCGGTCGCGTCACCGTCGGCCAATGTGGTAACGACCTTCTCGGTCGAGCACGGTCGCCTCACCCTCTCGACGAGTGTTGCTGGCGGAATCACGGCGGCGCAGATTCTTGGCAACGGTACGAATCTCGTCACGGTGCTGGCGCCACTCTCGGCAATCAATGCCACGTTGGCCGACGCACATGGCTTGTCGTACGCGCCCCTGAGCGGTGCTGCAGGCCCCGATCAACTTTCCATCACGGCCGAAGATTCGCTGCAAAATGTCGCCAGCGCCATCGTACAGCTGAGCCTGGCGGGCCCGATCTCGTTCAACAACGTGCCCACGTCGCCGATACTCGTCGCGCCCCAGGGCGATCAGTTACTTTCGCTCGGGATAAGCGACCCCGGCTTCCCAACCGGCAACAACGTCACGGTCACATTGTCGGCATCTCATGGGACAATTACCGTTCCCCTGTCGATGTACGGCGGGTTGTCGGCCGACCAGGTTTCGGGCAACGGAACAAGCATGGTCGTTGTGACCGCACCCTTGGATGCGATTAACACCACGCTCGAAGATCTCGACTTTAGTTACCAGCCGGCGAACGGCTACGTCGGGCCAGACACCGTCACCGTTGCGGCCAATGACGGCGTCGGCAATATCGGCAACGTGAGTATCGCGATCATTGACGTCGGTCCGTTGACGATCACGGTACCAACAGCTCCCGCGCACGCGGTCGGTGGGCAAACGGTGGCGATCTCGGGCGTTTCGCTGAGCGATCCAGGCCTGCCCGCTCCTTACGACGTCCGTCTCGATATTTCGGTGCAGCAAGGGCAGATTCTTATGGCCGCGAACATCCCGGGCGGTGTCACGGCCGATGAGGTCGCTTTCCTGGGCAGCCACGACATCGCGATCACGGCGACGCTCGCCCAGATCAATGCGACTTTAGCGGCGGCCAATGGTTTGTCCTATCAAGCGCCTCCCGGCTTTAGCGGATCGGACTCGTTAAGCCTCATTGCGTCCGATCCGGCAAACTTCGTCCGCATTGGTCAAATCGCGGCACAAGTTACGTCGCCTCCCGAGATCAAAGACGTTGCGGTCGACAGCACCGGCTGGTCGCAGAACTTTGAACAGCAACTGACGTTCCTGAATCCTCTATACGGATATTCCCTGCCGAGCGGGGCGGCGCAGTTATCGCCCCTGCCTTGGAGCGGCTTGAACGAGATTCGCGTGCAGTTCAACGAGCCCGTCAACGTCCAACAAGGAAGCCTGACGCTGACGGGCCTGAACGTGGCGCAATATACGATCACCGGCTTCAGTTACGACGCCGCGAATTATTCGGCCGTATGGACGCTGTCCAAGCCGATCGGCGCCGATCGCGTGCAGATTCACCTCGCCTCGACCGGGCTGAACGCCGTCACTGATCTATCCGGCAATCCGCTCGACGGCGATTGGACCGATGGAGCAAGGGCGTACCCCTCGGGCAATGGCCAGGCCGGCGGCGATTTCAACTTCTCGTTCAATGTCTTGCCCGGCGACGTCAACCGGGACGGCATCGTCAACGTGCAGGACCTTGCCCTGGTTTCTTCCAGTTGGCTCGCGTCGTTGCAAAACGGCGCCTTCAACGGATTTCCGTGGATCGATCCCAACGGCGACGGGATCATCAATGCCCAAGACCTGGCAACTTTGTCGGCCAGTTGGACGAAAGGACTGCCAGCGCAGCCCGCCGGCACTTCCGTGACGATGGAAATGGCAGCGGGCTCGACACCGGCGCTTTCGAGTGGCGCTTCGCAGCCGGCGGACGCTACGGCGTCTGTCGCCGCAGCCGCGGTACCAAGTTCTGCACCTGCCGCGCCCCAACCGGCGGTCGCCGCAGTCAGCAACGTGCTTGATGATTTCGCCGACTCCTCGCATGACAACACCGGCTCGTCGGCGGCGCCCGTTGCGTCGCAATCGCCGGCGGGCTCGCCCGTCCTCGGTACGGTGCAAGACGGCAGCGGCGGCGCGACGATGCTTGCCGCCGCGTCTATGACGGCAAGCGGCAGGGCAGCTAGCTCCGGGCAGCTATCCAGCACCAGTCTGGCGGCCGTGATCGGTTCGTCGACGACATTATCGCCCGCGCAAACGGATTCCGTTTCCTCTCTGCCGGGCGCGCTTGCTCATAGTCCCGCGGCTGCCGCACTCGACGGCGCCAATCCGGACAGCAGCACATCGAACGCCGCGTGGCGCGACGCGGCGTGGGATGCAGCCCTGGTCGAGTACGCGGCCACGGCCGAGAATCTTGCCCCCGCGCTTGCGAGCGAACTGGCAACGCTTTTGGCCGCGCACCACAGAAAGCCGCCGACGCGCTAA
- a CDS encoding lectin-like protein, which produces MNAKLRAVLAFMACCASSSSAAVISGPTVDPANGHVYYLLSANTWSASEAEAQSLGGNLATVRNAAENTWLFNTFSAGQRNLWIGFNDSDFDNNFTWADGEPVTYTNWDTALNQPNLGPERWVFIARGNLGNGENATKWHDIIDSPTPLYPWVGPVYGVVERSVPATQFVISPAESSITLSGTALGTTIQEQLPGSLTTQLQGTLFADLSVANQLTLFAGGHVAPVPQSGPFIPGNTPAQFGDAATLSGQPAYGAYRDLDFSQSATSVMPIDGQGNFSATGLSFSTLAGRLDYIAQGSTSSLNLTGATTVNQASLQGTVQPYGNGYKLTIPIHFTIDSLFVSQTFDGQIVAYSSSVPEPGTWSMTAVALLGLVGFIVGQRRR; this is translated from the coding sequence ATGAACGCTAAACTCCGCGCGGTTCTTGCATTCATGGCGTGCTGCGCTTCTTCCTCGTCAGCCGCTGTCATTAGCGGCCCCACCGTCGATCCTGCCAACGGCCACGTTTACTACCTTCTCAGTGCTAACACCTGGTCGGCGTCAGAAGCCGAGGCACAATCGCTGGGTGGCAACCTGGCGACGGTCAGAAACGCTGCCGAAAACACTTGGCTCTTTAACACGTTCAGCGCAGGCCAGCGAAATCTATGGATCGGTTTTAACGACAGCGACTTCGACAACAACTTTACCTGGGCAGACGGCGAACCGGTTACTTACACGAATTGGGACACGGCACTCAACCAACCCAACCTCGGTCCCGAGCGATGGGTCTTCATCGCCCGCGGCAATCTCGGTAATGGCGAGAATGCTACGAAGTGGCACGACATCATTGATAGTCCGACGCCCCTGTATCCCTGGGTAGGACCAGTCTATGGCGTCGTCGAAAGAAGCGTACCGGCGACTCAATTCGTCATCAGCCCTGCCGAGAGCTCGATTACGCTGTCGGGCACGGCCTTGGGCACGACGATCCAAGAACAACTGCCCGGCTCGCTGACGACGCAATTGCAGGGAACTTTGTTCGCCGACCTCTCGGTTGCCAATCAACTGACGTTGTTTGCCGGCGGGCACGTGGCGCCGGTCCCCCAATCGGGCCCATTCATCCCCGGCAATACTCCCGCTCAGTTTGGCGACGCTGCCACTCTCAGCGGGCAACCGGCTTATGGCGCTTACCGCGACCTCGATTTTTCCCAGTCGGCCACGTCGGTGATGCCCATCGACGGGCAGGGTAACTTCAGTGCCACGGGGCTTTCCTTCAGCACGTTGGCAGGACGACTGGACTATATCGCGCAAGGTTCAACGTCGTCCCTAAATCTGACCGGGGCCACGACGGTGAATCAAGCGTCGTTGCAAGGCACCGTGCAGCCCTATGGAAATGGCTACAAATTGACGATTCCCATACACTTCACGATTGACAGTCTCTTCGTCTCGCAGACCTTTGACGGCCAGATTGTTGCCTACTCGTCGTCGGTGCCTGAACCCGGCACTTGGTCCATGACAGCCGTCGCGCTCTTGGGTCTGGTCGGATTTATCGTCGGGCAGAGGCGGCGCTAA
- a CDS encoding DNRLRE domain-containing protein encodes MQLWKLTVAVLGIFCLSTSAQAVQTIIGGGSDSNIATDVKDNTIFQNNVNNSDGGGPGMFSGTNGASSPRRGLIEFNVAGNIPAGSTITSVQLVLFLGQVAGSGGGGGGGGGTSIGLHDVLKAWGEGTAGSGNTSIGGTGQGFAAGTGDATWNASAFPSTLWTNPGGDFAAASSATIAIGTTLNAANTWGSTAAMVADVQSWLDNPSGNFGWELVNTNETSPTTFSAFWTKEAVTADLRPQLIVNYTPAPEPSTVVLLVVGCVAAAASKVRKRFA; translated from the coding sequence ATGCAACTTTGGAAACTAACCGTCGCCGTTTTGGGAATTTTTTGCCTGTCGACCTCGGCGCAGGCCGTGCAAACCATCATCGGCGGCGGCTCGGATTCGAACATCGCCACCGACGTCAAAGACAACACGATCTTTCAAAACAACGTCAATAACAGCGATGGCGGCGGTCCTGGCATGTTTTCCGGCACCAACGGCGCCAGCTCGCCGCGTCGCGGGCTGATCGAGTTCAACGTCGCGGGCAACATTCCCGCGGGCTCCACGATCACGAGTGTGCAGCTCGTTCTGTTCCTCGGCCAGGTTGCCGGCTCCGGCGGTGGCGGCGGCGGTGGCGGTGGAACCAGCATCGGACTGCACGACGTTTTGAAGGCATGGGGCGAAGGCACTGCCGGCTCGGGCAACACGAGCATCGGAGGCACGGGCCAAGGCTTTGCGGCCGGCACCGGTGACGCCACCTGGAACGCGTCGGCCTTTCCCAGCACCCTGTGGACGAATCCAGGCGGCGACTTCGCCGCGGCTTCGAGTGCCACGATCGCGATCGGCACGACGCTGAATGCGGCCAACACCTGGGGCTCGACGGCCGCGATGGTGGCCGATGTGCAAAGCTGGTTGGATAATCCGTCCGGAAACTTTGGTTGGGAACTCGTCAACACCAATGAGACCAGCCCGACGACGTTCAGCGCATTCTGGACCAAGGAAGCCGTTACGGCAGACCTGCGGCCGCAATTGATCGTGAATTACACGCCCGCGCCTGAGCCCTCGACCGTAGTGCTCCTGGTGGTTGGCTGCGTCGCCGCTGCAGCCTCGAAAGTGCGGAAGCGCTTTGCCTGA
- a CDS encoding DNRLRE domain-containing protein, translating into MNWSLLRNVAALAIALSAASVAQAAVAVIGGANDVNIDTDVRDATIFGNPLDVNNSNGAGPGMFAGTDGNGATLRGLIQFDIADNIPAGATIFGVQLDLSLGKVAGSGGGGGPGAGTATSTIGLHKLSTAWGEGTTGAGLTQIGGTGQGFPAGPGDATWNGPSFPNTSWTTPGGDFSQTISASVTVGTVVNTVSTWTSPTMTADVQGWLNNPSTNFGWELVNSDETDTRTFRAFWTKEAADPTTRPQLVVTYAALAGNVNGDGIVNSQDLALISSAWLNTGVGGPGDANFDGIVNSQDIALVSSNWLATSQQGATVPEPSTIVLSVLCALAFLPAPRRFASRRRAAW; encoded by the coding sequence GTGAACTGGTCCTTGCTGAGGAATGTCGCCGCACTGGCGATCGCGCTTTCTGCTGCCAGCGTTGCCCAGGCGGCCGTCGCCGTGATCGGCGGCGCCAATGACGTCAATATCGATACAGATGTTCGCGATGCGACCATTTTTGGGAACCCGCTCGACGTCAACAACAGCAACGGCGCCGGTCCAGGAATGTTCGCCGGCACCGACGGTAACGGGGCGACGTTGCGAGGATTGATTCAGTTCGACATTGCTGACAATATTCCGGCCGGCGCCACGATTTTCGGAGTGCAATTGGATCTTTCACTCGGGAAGGTGGCCGGTTCAGGGGGCGGCGGGGGACCAGGCGCAGGCACGGCAACCTCAACCATTGGCCTGCATAAACTTTCCACCGCATGGGGAGAGGGAACGACCGGAGCAGGGCTCACCCAGATCGGCGGCACCGGTCAAGGCTTTCCGGCCGGCCCAGGCGATGCCACCTGGAATGGCCCGAGCTTCCCCAACACATCGTGGACGACGCCCGGCGGAGATTTTTCGCAAACCATCAGTGCTAGTGTGACGGTAGGAACGGTCGTCAACACCGTGTCCACTTGGACGTCGCCGACGATGACGGCCGACGTGCAAGGTTGGCTCAACAACCCGTCGACCAATTTCGGTTGGGAATTGGTGAATTCCGACGAGACCGATACGCGAACGTTCCGCGCATTCTGGACGAAAGAAGCGGCGGACCCCACGACACGCCCACAACTGGTCGTGACTTACGCCGCGCTTGCCGGAAACGTGAACGGTGATGGCATCGTCAATTCCCAAGACCTGGCCCTGATCTCCAGCGCCTGGTTGAACACAGGCGTAGGGGGGCCGGGCGATGCAAATTTTGATGGAATCGTCAATTCACAAGACATCGCCCTTGTTTCGTCGAACTGGCTGGCGACCTCGCAGCAGGGGGCTACGGTGCCGGAGCCCTCGACGATCGTCTTGAGCGTACTTTGCGCGCTAGCTTTCCTGCCAGCGCCCAGGCGATTTGCAAGTCGTCGACGGGCCGCATGGTGA